A window of Chitinophaga sp. MM2321 contains these coding sequences:
- the gap gene encoding type I glyceraldehyde-3-phosphate dehydrogenase has product MKIAINGFGRIGRMTLRALQDKKGVEVVAINDLMGIDILTHLLKYDSSHGKFPGTVTHNGQYIQVNGKDILLVSERDPANLPWKKLGVDVVVESTGRFTQRELAQAHIQAGAKKVLITAPATGDVKTVVAGVNEDIIAPDDEILSTASCTTNCIAPLLYLLDKEYGIESGFMSTIHAFTMDQLLQDGPHKDFRRARAATQSIIPTTTGAAKAIGAVLPALKGKLDGFSYRVPVIDGSIAELSLNLKKTVSAAAINDLFKQHAAGSLKGVLEYTEEQFVSTDIIGNTHSAIMDGTLTRVIGNLVKVVAWYDNEVGISNRIAELATRL; this is encoded by the coding sequence ATGAAAATAGCCATAAACGGATTCGGACGCATAGGCAGAATGACACTGAGAGCACTCCAGGACAAGAAAGGAGTGGAAGTGGTAGCCATTAATGACCTGATGGGTATTGACATACTCACCCACCTGTTGAAATACGATAGCTCTCATGGTAAATTTCCCGGAACAGTCACACACAACGGGCAATATATCCAGGTGAACGGCAAAGATATATTACTGGTAAGTGAAAGAGATCCCGCCAATCTGCCCTGGAAAAAACTGGGTGTTGATGTAGTGGTAGAATCTACTGGTCGTTTTACACAACGTGAACTGGCGCAAGCACATATCCAGGCAGGCGCAAAAAAAGTACTGATCACCGCACCCGCTACAGGCGATGTAAAAACGGTGGTAGCAGGCGTTAACGAAGATATTATTGCACCGGATGATGAAATTCTTTCTACAGCATCCTGTACCACCAATTGTATTGCTCCCCTGCTTTACCTGCTCGACAAAGAATACGGTATTGAATCAGGATTTATGAGTACCATCCATGCTTTCACCATGGATCAGCTTTTGCAGGACGGTCCGCACAAAGACTTCAGACGGGCACGTGCCGCCACACAATCCATCATCCCTACTACTACCGGTGCAGCAAAAGCCATAGGCGCTGTATTGCCTGCATTAAAAGGAAAGCTCGACGGATTTTCTTACCGCGTACCGGTGATAGATGGTTCTATTGCAGAGCTGTCATTGAACCTGAAAAAAACGGTATCCGCCGCAGCAATCAATGATCTTTTTAAACAACATGCAGCCGGCTCTTTGAAAGGTGTGCTTGAATACACAGAAGAGCAGTTTGTATCCACAGATATTATTGGTAACACGCATTCTGCTATCATGGATGGCACCTTGACCCGTGTGATAGGCAACCTGGTTAAAGTAGTGGCGTGGTATGATAACGAAGTAGGTATCTCAAACAGGATAGCTGAGCTGGCAACAAGACTTTAG
- a CDS encoding GlxA family transcriptional regulator: MLHTSKKLIVVVPMQGTLLLDIAGPCDVFTIANKVLGSDPSLHAGGYEILLAAPDATKKVITQSSVELLCPLRVTEIDRPIDTLLIAGLGTEFLNNTHQGFYKWLREMYPRMHRVGSVCIGAYALARAGILDGKRATTHWEFSQDFQDTHPQVKVDTNPFFIRDGNVYTSGGVSSGIDLALALVEEDYGREVAVKVARKLVFYLKRPGYQSQFGVLLDEHSLTNTVAGKLRPWMTAHLDQDLSVEQLAIHMNMSPRNFARVFLKESGLTPAKFVEKLRVEIARKYLEETDLSMEQIAEKCGLGGTVSMRRVFLRHLMISPSDYRRTFRTSLAAVPVI, from the coding sequence ATGTTGCATACAAGTAAAAAACTGATCGTAGTGGTACCTATGCAGGGAACGTTGCTGTTGGATATTGCAGGGCCTTGTGATGTATTTACGATAGCAAATAAAGTGCTGGGAAGCGATCCTTCGCTGCATGCGGGCGGGTATGAAATTCTGCTTGCCGCTCCCGATGCCACAAAAAAAGTGATCACGCAAAGCAGTGTGGAACTACTGTGTCCCTTGCGCGTTACTGAAATAGACCGGCCAATAGACACCTTGCTGATAGCGGGTTTGGGCACCGAGTTCCTGAACAACACCCACCAGGGATTTTATAAGTGGCTGCGTGAAATGTATCCCCGGATGCATCGTGTCGGGTCTGTTTGTATAGGCGCCTATGCGCTGGCGCGGGCGGGTATCCTGGATGGTAAGCGGGCTACCACGCATTGGGAGTTTAGCCAGGACTTCCAGGATACTCATCCGCAGGTGAAGGTAGACACCAATCCCTTTTTTATCCGCGACGGCAACGTATACACTTCCGGTGGCGTTTCTTCGGGAATAGACCTGGCGCTGGCATTGGTAGAAGAAGATTATGGACGCGAAGTGGCAGTGAAAGTTGCGCGCAAACTGGTTTTCTACCTGAAACGGCCGGGATATCAGTCACAGTTCGGCGTACTGCTGGATGAACACAGTCTGACCAATACCGTTGCGGGCAAACTGCGGCCCTGGATGACAGCTCACCTGGATCAGGATCTCAGCGTAGAACAACTGGCGATACACATGAACATGAGCCCGCGGAATTTTGCCCGCGTTTTCCTGAAAGAAAGTGGTCTTACCCCTGCAAAATTTGTGGAGAAGCTCCGCGTGGAAATTGCCAGAAAATACCTGGAAGAAACAGATTTGAGTATGGAGCAGATTGCAGAAAAATGCGGACTTGGTGGGACCGTATCCATGCGGCGTGTATTCCTTCGTCACCTCATGATATCTCCCAGCGATTATCGCCGGACCTTCCGGACTTCCCTTGCAGCAGTACCTGTAATCTGA
- a CDS encoding isoaspartyl peptidase/L-asparaginase: MKGRFCYVFFFICLIQLWQPVAAQKGASSYVLVIHGGAGTILKKNMTPEKEAAYTASLKKALETGYKVLQSGGSSLDAVEATVRVLEDDSLFNAGKGAVFTHDGRNELDAAIMNGKTRAAGAVAGVTTVRHPVSAARAVMEKSEHVMMVGPGAEKFAKEAGLEIVDPSYFRTQSRWDDLQKVLWDDSVAAAKAHAYTKPEKLGIINHDYKFGTVGAVALDKQGNLAAATSTGGMTNKKYGRIGDSPIIGAGTYANNKTAAISCTGWGEFYIRNVVAYDLSALMEYKGLSVQAAGNTVIKKVGDMGGDGGLIALDRNGHMTMSFNTEGMYRGAVTKDGKIEVHIYKN; the protein is encoded by the coding sequence ATGAAAGGACGGTTTTGTTATGTTTTCTTCTTTATTTGTTTGATACAGTTATGGCAGCCGGTGGCAGCGCAAAAGGGCGCTTCATCTTATGTGCTGGTGATCCACGGAGGTGCAGGTACCATTCTGAAAAAGAATATGACGCCTGAAAAAGAGGCAGCTTATACAGCCTCTCTGAAAAAGGCGCTGGAAACGGGTTATAAGGTATTACAATCCGGTGGTAGTAGTCTGGATGCGGTAGAAGCTACGGTGCGGGTGCTGGAAGATGACTCACTGTTCAACGCTGGTAAAGGCGCGGTGTTTACACATGACGGGCGGAATGAACTGGATGCTGCTATCATGAATGGTAAAACCCGTGCAGCAGGCGCAGTGGCGGGTGTTACAACCGTGCGTCATCCTGTTAGTGCCGCCAGGGCGGTGATGGAAAAATCTGAACATGTGATGATGGTGGGTCCTGGTGCAGAAAAATTTGCCAAGGAAGCAGGACTGGAAATAGTGGATCCTTCTTATTTCAGAACACAGTCACGCTGGGATGACCTGCAAAAAGTATTGTGGGATGACTCCGTAGCAGCAGCTAAAGCACACGCCTATACGAAACCCGAAAAACTGGGCATCATTAACCACGATTATAAATTCGGTACCGTAGGCGCCGTGGCGCTGGATAAGCAAGGGAACCTGGCAGCGGCTACTTCTACCGGTGGTATGACCAACAAAAAATACGGACGTATCGGCGACTCACCGATTATTGGTGCGGGCACTTATGCCAACAATAAAACGGCGGCCATTTCCTGCACAGGTTGGGGAGAGTTTTATATCCGCAATGTAGTGGCTTATGATTTGTCTGCATTGATGGAGTATAAAGGACTGTCTGTTCAGGCTGCCGGTAATACTGTAATTAAGAAAGTAGGCGATATGGGCGGCGATGGCGGCCTCATTGCATTGGACAGGAACGGACATATGACGATGTCTTTCAACACAGAGGGGATGTACCGGGGTGCTGTTACAAAAGATGGTAAAATTGAAGTACACATCTACAAAAATTAA